The Pseudanabaena sp. PCC 6802 genomic interval TTACTGTCATTCCTTCTCGTAGTAGATCCTGTGGAGCGGGCTGTAACAATTCGTATTGTTCGCCGCTAGATGCGACCAGTGCCCAGATGCCCATTCCTAAGTCGATATATCTAATCGTGCCTGCGAGCTTAATTTCTTGATTCATAGGGGTGGGGGTTCGGTGATAGGGGTGGAATGTTGTTGGTTTTGTAGGGGCAGCGCCTTCTGCCCTAAACCTATGGTGGGTTCAAGCGGCAGTTGGGGATTGGGGTTGCGACATTAGGTGGGAGCGACCTCTGTCTTAATTGCTAACTGGGCGAGTTTGACACACAGAAGCGCGTTAATTGCTAAAAAGCTGCGTGCTGCGAAACCATCGCCCAGCCATGTAAGGGCGGGAGCCAGGACAGTACTTACGCCCAAACAGCCAGCTACCCCGATCGCGGTTCCTATGGCAAACCATTTGCCATCTTTATGTCCTAACAAGCATAGAACTAAGATTAGGGGTAATAAAACGCTGGCAAAAAAGGGGTTGAGTACCTGACTGCCCGCGATCGCGCCGCCCAGTTCTGGTAGCGAGCTACCCATCAGGCGAAACGGCCATTGGGGCAGATCAAACACATAGAAGCCTCTGAGGAAAAATAAGCCCACGCTGCCCAGGAGCAAGCCACCCGTAAATGACCAGTTCCAACGGAAGGGGAACCATCGGCGTAGTAGCCAGGCGAAAAGGTACGAAGCTATAATCATCAGGAGTTTTGGGATCAAAGCAACTACACCCCCATCGATCCAAAAGCGGGGGTTGAGATAGCCGTTATCGCGCAGCCAGCGGAAAAAGTCCTTAAAGCCAATCTGTCCCTGACTGGCTAATTTCACTGCCTCCGCCGCATCTAAATTGCCCGCCCCAAAGTAGTTCAGTCCGTCATCTTCCACCTTGCGGGCCGATTGTTGCAAGATGCTCAGGACTTCATCTGGCTTTTTAATCCCAGCGGCTTCGATCAGCGCTGCTACGCCAGCGACGTGGGGAGCGGCCATGCTAGTACCTTGGAAGGATGAAAATACCGATTGGTTTGTTCTCGGATCGATCGTATTCTGCAAGATACCGCCGGATCTATCTTCACCAGCGATCGCCCCACCTGGAGCGGCTATATCGACACCAGCACCATAGTTGGAATAGGGAGCTTTGGCATTGCTTGGGGCGGTGGCGGATACGCCGATGACATGGGGATAGCGAGCGGGGTAGGCAGCAGCATTACTACCGGAGTTGCCCGCAGCAGCAATTATGACTGCACCCTTTTGGTTGGCATAATTAATCGCCTCTTTCATGATGCTGCTTTCGCCGCCACCACCCAGGCTCATGTTAATGACATTAGCGCCATTGTCAGCCGCAAATCGAATCGCCTCCGCAATATCCGCAACCGTGCCGCCTCCAAAGGAAGACAAAACCTTGAGCGGCATGAGACTGGCTTCATAAGCGATCCCAGCTACGCCAAACTGATTGTTGGTCGATTCGGCGATCGTGCCAGCGACATGGGTACCGTGACCGTTATCGTCCAAAGCCTGCTCGCGATCGTTGACAAAGTCATAACCTTTAACAAACTTGGTATTTTTCAGATCCTCAACCGGGCTGATGCCAGTATCGATTACCGCAACGGTTACTCCCTGACCTTTGCTAGTTTCCCAAGCCGCTTCCACATTGATATTACGTAGATTCCACTGCTTGCTGTACAAGGGATCGTTGGGTACAAAACTCGTGGAGTATACATAATTTGGCTCAATATATTCAGACAGTTTACCCAGTTCCGACTGTCTGAGTCTTGCCAGCAGAGCGGCATCCCCGTCAACAATGAATATATGGTCAGATCGCGAGAATTTGCTGTTAAGACGCGGCTTGAGATTGTATTGCCCTGCGATCGCTTGCAATTGCCTCTCTAGATCGCGCTCTAATCCAGGTTCTGTCTGGCCGTTCAATTCTGAGCTAACTCTATCTTCACGCAGATCGATTACCAGTGAGTCATACTTACCCTGCGTAGCCAGACCGCCAAAACTCGCAAGCGCCAACCACAAACCAACTGCAAATAAAAACAGGATTAATAGTTTTTTCATAGGTTTTGGGGGGTAGGGGTTGGGGAATGAGCTTTAGCTCTTGGTTTTTGATGAGGTAGATTTAGGAATATGAGTTTTGCAATCGCATAAACATTAAAAATATTATATTTCTCCTCACTAACCCCCAACCCTCATAACTCACCCCCCATAACCCACCATGAAACATACTCCCGACGCTCCCCTATCGGGAAAGCGCGGGGCTTCCCACCCGGTAAGCTAAAAATCTCTTAATAGACGAATCTGCGCCAGGAGAAAGATTACAGGAATTATGCGAGCGTAGTTGGTAGAAATAGCTCGCCAGCCTAAATCTGCAAAGAATACGCCCCATAAAGCTGGAGTAATCACCGAAAATACGGTGCGCACTGTACCATAGCGGGCGGCAGCGACGGCAACGCCATGCCGCGCTAAATAGGTAGAAAAGTAGGCCTGCACTCTGGTGGCGATCGCCGTTCCCCCAGCTTTTAGCACCTCCTTCCCTGCCTGATATGTGGCCAAATGCCAAGCTAGCTGCTTTGCCAGTAAGGCCATGACCGCTGGTTGAATCACGGTACTCATAGCGAGCGCTCCACCACCTTTAATAACTAACCCCAGGGGATTGCGCTGGGCATCGGGTGGTAGCGATTTGTGCAGGTCAGCCTCTGTAAGGGCTGATTGCAGGTCGGTGTTGAGTTGCTTGCGCTCCCGTGCTGACATTTTCTGCCAGGAGCGACTGAGCAGGTGCAGGAATAACTCAGACTCGATATCGGCGACGGATTGGGTTTGAGAATATTTGATTTTTAGGTATTGACAAACCCGCTCTAAAACTTGACGATACGTCAGTCGATCGCTCTGGCGGCGCAGGACGGTGAAACCATCGGCGGCCAGAAACCGGAATCGCTCGGCGATCGCCTGTACTAAAGCATCGCGATCCAAGCTTTGCACCTCAACCACATCAGGCGTAGCAATGTAGTCCAGCGGATTAAACTTGCGCCTGAATAAAATATCTGCGAGATAGCCCAGTTCCTCATCTGAAGCTAACTCTAGAGCCAGTAATAACTCATCCTCCATAAGCTTGCTCTCTGCGCCAATTATGTACAAGTACACTAAGACAAATTCTAAAGCAACTGCTGAATAATAGGTAACTGTATCTAGAATTATTAGAACCTACGCATTGCCAACCCGATTTATAGCGCAATTTATTATGAGTGCATCGCCTGCCGTTTACGAATCCCTTGCCAAACTGATCGCCTACGTCGATAACAATCCCGCATTTCAAACCCAGGTGGCGGCATTTTTGAATTCCGCTGGTTATCGCATCGATCGCAGCTTTGACGATCCGACTACGGGATTTCATGCTGTGGGATTGGTATCGACTACGCCCGATAAGCCGCCAGTTTTGGTATTTCGCGGCACTGATGGTTTGGCGGACGATCCGGCTCTGGGCGATCGGCGCGCGATTGGCTTCAATCAATTTGAGGCAAATAGAGCGGCAATCTCGGACTGGCTGACCCGAATTGTCCAGGATGCATCAAATCCCGATCGCCTCCTACCAGATGCGATCGGACACAGCCTCGGTGGGGCACTCGTTCAACTCACAGGGGCGCAGCTAACATCTCTGGTTGGCGAGCTAGTTACCTTTAATTCCGCTGGCACCAGTCGCGCTAATGTCGATGCTTTCCTGCGCAATGGTGGAGGTAGCGATCGCGTTACTCACTATGTGGTGAATGGCGACATTGTTAGTTTGGCAGGGGAAGCTTTCCTGCCCGGCAAGGTAATTTTACAGTCATTCACCGATCCCAAGATCGATCCGACCCTCGTGCTGCCTGGCGATCCGATCGCGGCACGGGATAAACACACGCGGCGCGACCTGCTCTCGAATCCTCCCGTTGGGTTCAGTCAGGCGGAAATTCCAGTCGAGCAGTTGAACAGTCCTGCTTTCACCTTTACGACTGATTCTAACTTTAGAGAATTCAGCCTTGCCTTAGCTGTTGCCGACCCGCTACTACTGGCAGCATCGAGTACGAGAGGGGCTTTAGAACGGACGCGCACATCAGACGGGTTCTCCTTCTTTGGCCTCACAAATCTCGCTCAGACAACTTTGAGTCCGCTCAGGCCGAATTTTCTGGTGGGCGACGATCTGAATAATCTGGCGCTGGCTTCGCAGGGCGATGACAGCGTTTTTGGTGGAGTTGGTAATGACTCGTTGTTTGGCAGTCAGAATAATGACCTGTTACTGGGCGGTAGAAATGACGATTTGCTATCCGGCGATCGCGGTGCAGACAGCATTTATGGAGGTAGGGGCAACGACGCGCTTTCAGGTGGCAACGGCAACGACTTTCTCAGCGGCGATTTTGGCATCGATGTCTTAACTGGGGGCAGCGGCTCCGATCGATTTGCCATCCAGGCCAGCAGGGGTACCGATACGGTTTTGGATTTTACTGCGGGCGAAGACTTGTTAGAGCTTGTGGATGGCTTGCAATTTAGCGATGTTGCAATTGAGCAGAGTGGCTCGAATACAATTATCAGGCGCAATTTAGATCGCGCCGAATTGATGGTACTGAATGACGTTTCAGCGAGCGCGATCGATGCCAGCACTTTCCTATCGCAGCCTTTGCCATTGCCGTAATTGCACTAAGCGATCGCAGAAATACTCGCGATATTGAGATATTCCCTGTAATGTCTAGCTCTGCCTGCACTTACGCGCTCGTCCATGGAGCGATCGCCGAAAAATTTACATAGAGCGGACATTTGACATAATATTAGGTACCCACGATTGCTGGCCTCGGGTTTAGATTTCAAGCACGGCAATAGTTTTTATACCTATGTCAGGTCATCGTCTACATCCAGACACGATCGCCGAGGTTAACCAAAGAGTTGACCTGGTAGATGTCGTATCCGAGCATGTAGTTCTGCGTAAAAGTGGGGCAACCTTTCGGGGTGCTTGTCCGTTCCACAAGGGCAGTAACCCAACGGCGATGACGGTTAACCCCGGCAAGCAAACTTATTACTGCTTTAACTGTCAGGCCAGCGGCAACGCGATTAAGTTTTTGATGGAGATCGGTAACCGCTCGTTTCAAGACGTGGTAATCGATCTGGCTCAAAAGTACGGCATTCCCGTACGTACCCAATCGCCGGAAAAGACACAGGAATTGCAGCGGCAGCTATCGCATCGCGAGAAACTGCACGAAATTATGAGTCTGGCGGCGAGTTTCTACGAACATGCGCTCCATGCCCCACAAGGTAGACAAGCCTATGAATACTTGCTCGAAAAACGCCAGTTTAGCAAGGAAACTGCCCAGACATTTCAGCTTGGTTATGCGCCACCCGGTTGGGATACGCTCTACGGTTATCTAGTCGATCGCAAACATCAACCTGCGGCTTTGGTGGAGCAGGCAGGCTTGATCGTGCCGCGCAAAACTGGTGGCGGTTATTACGATCGCTTTCGAGATCGCCTGATTATTCCCATTCAAGATGCTAAGGGACAGGTAATTGCTTTTGGCGGTCGCGCCCTCGACAACTCTGAGCCGAAATACATCAACTCGCCCGAAACGGAGCTATTCAAAAAGGGATTGGTGTTGTACGGCATGGACAAAGCCAGGGATGCCATTAGTCGAAGCGATCGCTCAATTGTAGTAGAGGGTTACTTTGATGCGATCGCTCTGCATCAGGCAGGCATCCCCGAAACCGTAGCGACTATGGGTGTAGCCTTGAATGGCGAGCAAATGCGGCAATTGTTGCGCTACACCGAGTCTAAAAGGGTAATCTTGAACTTTGATGCCGATAAAGCCGGAATTACGGCAGCGGAAAAAGCGATCGCAGGGTTTAAGGATCTCGTCTTTAGCGGGGCGGCGCAGTTGCGCGTCCTGACAATGCCGGATGGCAAGGATGCCGATGAATTTCTCAAGCAGCACAGCGCCCAGGACTACATTGAACTTGCGGAGGCAGCGCCGCTATTTCTGGACTGGCAGATCGAGCAAATTCTGGCTGGACAAAACCTCAACCAGGCCGACCAATTTCAAAAGTGCAGTCAGGCAATTACCCAACTGCTGAATAACTTACCCGATACATTTATTCGCACCCACTACATCCATACCAGCGCCCAGCGCCTGGCCCAGGGGAACTCCCACTTAGCCCTGCGCTTGGAACAGGATCTGCGCAAGCAACTGCGCAACACCCGTTGGTACGGTCACAAACATTCCTCTGTCCCCGCTACGCCCACTTCAGCTCTGCAAATTGCTGAAACTCAGTTGCTCCAGATTTACCTGCACTTCCCCGAACATCGGCGCATGGTGTGGGAACAGCTAGAAGCTGAGGATATTGGCTTCAGCCTGTCGCATCACCGCCAACTGTGGCAAATGATTCTGGATATGTTGGAGGAGGGTAAAACCTCCCTAGACGAAACCGAACCAGCCCCGCAGCACTTAATGCAGCAGTTACAGACCATTTGTGCCGAAATGCCAGACCTGGCGAAACAATTGGGACATCTATTGTGGTTGGATGAGAATGCCCATGTGGCGCTCCTGCGTCCGGCGATGGTGATCAAAGCTGCGATCGCCAGAATTCAGGTAGTCATGAGCGACAAGAAATATCGCTATTGGCGCGATCTGTGGGAGAAAACCGATCTCAAAGCCCATCCCGATCTGGGGCATTACTACCAAACTAAAATCCAGGAAGCGAAAGCGCGGACTTTAGAACTGAAGCGCCAAATCGAGGTGACGTTTGCCGACCTCACTGAAACTGAATGGCAAGGCGACGACTGGCAGGAAATCTAATATTTATAGCTATAATCAACAGGCTTAGGTCGGGGTGCAGGGGTTCTACACGGCAGTGGCTCTAGCGGGGAACCCCCAAGACCGCCCTGCCTCCCCTGCGTGGGGGCGCAGCCCCCACACCCCCTGTACTAACGGATCTGTTTACAGCTACATCAATAAATATGAGTGGTAAGGTTTACATCGTCGGTGCGGGAGTGGGTGGCATTGAATATCTGACCCTGAGAGCGCAAGCCTTGCTAAGCCGCGCTGAAACAGTTATCTACGATGCGCTTGCCGATGAAGCTTTATTAGATTTGGTGCCGGAAACATGCGATCGCATATATGTGGGAAAGCGAGGTGGGAAAGCCGCTATACCGCAGCCACAAATTGACGCTCTACTCGTTCGACAATGCTTGGATGGCAAACAGGTAGTACGCCTCAAGAGCGGCGATCCGCTAATTTTTGGGCGTGCCGTTTCCGAACTGCAAGCTCTGGTGCAAGCGCGTTGCGAGTTTGAACTAGTTCCTGGGATCTCCAGCGCGATCGCTGCCCCCTTATTTGCTGGTATTCCCCTCACCGATGCTGAGGTTAGCTCCTGCTTTGCGGTTTTTACCGGACACGATCTGGAAATTCTGCCCTGGGATGCACTCGCGAGCATTCCCACACTAGTAATTTTGATGGGTACGGCTAATCTCTCAGGTATAATTGCCAAATTGCAATTCCGCAAGCCGCCAAACACTGATATTGCGGTTATTCAGTGGTGCGGGCGAACGCGGCAACAGATCTGGACGGGAACGCTATCGGATATCCACATCAAACTGCCCGATCGATCGCTATCGCCTGCGGTAATTGCGATCGGGGCAGTGGTAAAACATCATGCCTGGATGCATTGGTATAAATTGTCAGTTACAGATATGGATGCAAATATAGATACAGATCGAACAAAACCTGCTAAACCTCTAGATGGTAAGAGAATTCTCGTCACCAGAGCTGCTGGGCAATCGGGGCAGTTCGCTGAATTGCTGGTAGGGCAGGGAGCGCAGGTAATCGAGATGCCAACGCTCGCAATCTTACCACCCACTAGTTGGGAGAAATTAGATGCCGCGATCGCGGCGATCGATACCTATGACTGGCTGATTCTCACTTCTGCCAATGCGGTGGAGAGCTTCTTCCAGAGGTTGCGAGATCGCGGTCGAGATGTCCGCGCCCTAGCCCAACTCAAAATCGCGGTGGTAGGTCGCAAAACCGCCGATTTACTCGCGAAATATAATATTATTCCCGATTTAATTCCACCAGATTTCATCGCCGATGCTCTCGTGGAGAATTTCCCGCCAGCTAAAGACCTGAAGATTCTCTTCCCGCGCGTGCAGTCTGGTGGCAGAGAGGTACTGGTCGATCGACTCGCGCAGCAAGGTGCGATTGTAGATGCGGTTCCCGCCTACGAATCGGGTTGCCCGGAACAAATCGATCCTGTGGCATTAGAAGCCATCCAAGCGCAGCAAATAGATGTTATTACTTTTGCTAGTTCTAAAACTGTTAAACACTTCCATCAATTACTTTCGGGCGCGATCGCACCCGAGATTTGGCAAACCTGGATCGCAAATGTAAAGATTGCCTCCATTGGACCTCAAACTTCGGCAACCTGCATCGAACTTTTGGGAAGAGTAGATATTGAAGCAGGAGAGTATACATTGGAAGGATTGACTGAGGCGATCTCTAACCACAGCTTATGAATCGCTATAAGACTAATTCTGGTTTGAGCGATCGCTGACAATCAAACTCACAAGACTATTAACGATTCGCTCGGACTCTAAGGGAATGCTTTCTTTGCCATACAAAATCTCTTGTGCCAACACGTAGGAAACGAGAGAGCCGAGGAAAATTTGGGCGATGGCTTCTGAGTCTGTAAAGTTTAGTTCGGGATGTGCGTCAAAATATCGGCAGAGCAGTTCGCGTCCGCGCTCGATCACGGTTTGGGTGTAGAGTTTGGCGAATTCTGGAAAGCGTTTTGATTCGGAAATGATGATTCGCAGGAGCGAAAGATACTCCGGATCGGATTTTAAGGTCAAAAATGTTTCTGCTACCTGACGCAGAACGATCGCTGGCTCTCCGTTCAGTTTCTCATCATTGCAAAAAAAAGGACGGAAACGGTTAATGGTCACTCGCTCCATCAAGGCTTTAAATAAGCCTTCCTTATCGCCAAAATGACTGTAAATTGTCTGTTTGGAGACTCCTGCCACTGCCGCCACCCGATCCATACTGGTTTCGGCATAGCCGATCTCTAGGAAAACTTGCATTGCCCCGCGCAGAATTTGCTCCTGCTTTTGGTGGGGTATGGCGATGGGTCTTTCTAAATCGAAATTTCCTAGAGGTGGCTCCAGAGAATTTAAGGGAGAGGCGTTCAGCATGGCAGGTGGGTAAACAATTTTTAATCTTTACACGTTTGCAATTTTATCATACTAGACTGTATAGTATGATTCGTATAAAATTCTGTCACCGGATCTAGTCATGTCCCTCGATACTATGTCACCTGGTCCTTTGGAAACAGCAACTAAGCCAGCGCCTTCTCCCGATCTGGATTCAGGATTGGAGATCCCCTCCCAGCGCAAGTCACCACCTCGATTGCTCATCCCTCTGGGGATTCTAGCGATCGCTGGCGCAGGATTTGCCGCCTGGTCTTTGTTAAAGCCGCCCGCAGATCGTGGGTTGCATGCGAGCGGGCGGCTCGAAGGTTATGAAACCGATGTCGCAGCCAAGACGGGGGGACGGATTAGTTTTATTGCGGTACGGGAAGGGGATAAGGTCAAGCAGGGACAGGTATTGGTTCGCATTGATGATTCGGAGGTACAGGCGCAACTCAGGGGCGCAAAAGCCCAGGTTGCTTCCGCTCAGGATTCAGTCCAGCAAGTGTTCTGGCAAATTAATACGATTGAAAATCAAATACGGGCTTCTCAGCTTAATGTCAGTCAATCTCAACAAGACGCGCAAGGACGATCTTTGCAGGCTCAGGCCAATGTGGCAGCTACCGAAGCTCAATTGCAGCAGTCCCTAGCGCAGCTCAAGCTGGCAAAACAAGACCGCGATCGCTACGCCCAATTAGTCAAAGAAGGAGCCGTTACCAGCCAGAGGTTCGACCAGGCGCAGACGACCTATGAATCGGCCCTAGCCACCGTTGCAGCCAATCAGAAACAGGTGAATGCTGCCAAGGGAGCGCTAACTCTGGCAGAATCGTCGCAGTACAATCCCTCGATTCAAAGCGCGCAATTGGATGCTTTGCTCAGCCAGCAAAAGCAGGTCAACGCCCAACTAAAAGCTGCTCAGTCCAACGTCAAAAATGCCCTGGCTAACCAACAGCTAATCGAGGCTCAAATTGCTTACCTGACGATCGCCAGTCCCATTGATGGTGTGGTGACTGCCCGTACCCGCGAGCCGGGAGCAGTCGTTACCAACGGACAAACGGTATTGACCCTGGTCGATCTCAATTCAGTTTATTTGCGCGCCTACGTTCCGCAAGGGGATATCGGTCGCGTTCGCGTTGGACAGACCGCGCGGGTATTTCTCGACTCCGATCCACAGCGTCCCCTGGCGGCTAAAGTGGCAGCGATCGATGCAGAAGCTTCATTCACGCCTGAAAACATCTATTTCCAAAAGGATCGCGTCAAACAGGTGTTTGGCATCAAAATTACAATCGACAATCCAGGTGGATTTGCCAAGCCCGGAATGCCTGCAGATGCGGAGATTCAGTTGAATTGATAACGATCGGAGATTTACGGATCGAACTACAGGTAGGAGAAGGAAGAAGCTCCCATGGCGATTTCTCAATTCAATCCCCCATCAGGTAGTTCAAGTCAGTTGGACTATGCCAGCGATCGCCCCGACATCATCCAGGTGCAAGGGTTGTACAAGCGCTATGGCAAATTTACCGCCGTTAAGGGTATCGATTTCTCCGTTGCTCCTGGAGAAGTGTTTGGCTTGATCGGCCCCGACGGGGCTGGCAAGACGACGACGTTCCACATTCTGGGCGGTATTATGGAGTCCAGTCATGGAACGGTGCGGGTGCTGGGCAAGCTACCTCGGGTTGCCCGTTTGGATATCGGTTATCTCACGCAACAGTTTTCCCTCTATCTCGATCTCAGTATCGACCAGAATCTGCGCTACATTGCCGGACTGCGCAAGGTTCCCGATCGCCTCTTTGCCGAACGTCGGGCTAAATACCTGCGGTTGATGAATTTGGTGGAATTTGGCGATCGCCTCGCCGGGCAGCTTTCGGGGGGAATGAAACAAAAGCTGGCGCTGTGCTGTTCTCTGATGTATAAACCAGAGGTGTTGTTGCTGGACGAACCCACCACCGGAGTCGATCCGGTTTCGCGGCGGGAGTTTTGGGACGTGCTGGCCGCTCTTGCCAGTGAAGGAGTCACGATTGTGGTGGCAACACCTTATCTGGACGAGGCCGAGCGCTGCAATCGGGTTGCCCTGATGTATGGCGGACAGATTCAGCAAATCGGCACCCCCGCAGAACTAAAAGCCAGCCTGGGGTTGCATCGTTTAGAAGTGCGGCTCGGTCGATTAGAACAGGCCGAGCAGGTATTGCAACAATCCTCTGTTGCTGCTGGAAATAGAGATTCTCAGATTGTTGACGTGCAAACCTTTGGCGATCGCCTGGACGTACTCGTGAGAGACGATCGCATTGGGGAGAAAGAGGTTTGCGATCTGCTCGATCGTCACAATTTAATGCTTGACGGTATCGATCCTTCCCAACCGACTCTAGAGAACGTGTTTGTAACGCGCCTGCGCCAGCAAGGTTCCGAACCTCCCTTTATCCCATTTCCGCGATCGCGTAGAGATAGATTCCAGCCAGATGCTTCTAACCGACCCGCGATTTATGCCAGGCGACTCAACCGGGTATTTGGCACTTTCCAGGCAGTCAAAAACGTGAATGTGGAAGTGCATTATGGCGAAATTTTTGGTCTGTTGGGAGCCAATGGTGCTGGGAAAACCACAACGATCAAAATGCTTTGCGGCTTACTGGAAGCCAGTTCTGGAGAAATCTCTCTTGGCGGTGAAACGGGCAATCTGCGCAGTCAGGATTTGCGGCGACGGCTCGGTTATATGAGCCAGAAATTTACCCTCTATGACGACTTGACCATCCTGCAAAATCTGGAATTTTATGCAGGTGTCTATGGCATTCCCAAACGCTGGCGATCGGAAAAGATCGAGTGGGTAATTGCTACCTGCGGCCTGGAAGGACAAGAGACTCTGATTACCGGCCAGTTGCCCGGCGGCTGGAAACAGCGCGTTGCGTTTGGGGCTTCGGTGATGCACGAACCAGAGATTCTATTTTTAGACGAACCCACCTCAGGCGTAGACCCCTTAGCCAGACGGCAGTTTTGGAAACTGATTAATGAATTCGCCCGTCAGGGTACCGCGATTCTGGTCACTACCCACTATCTGGAGGAAGCCGAACAATGCAATCGCATGTGTTTTATGGTTGCGGGCGAAACAGTCCTGGAAGGGTCGCCCCGTCAAATTAAAGCTGCCCAACCCGGTCGCTTGATCGAAGTCGTTCCCGATCGCAACCAGGCGGCCTCCGACCTGCTGAAGCAAGCTTTGGAACCCTGGCGAGTTTCCATCTTTGCCGATCGCCTGCACGTAGTCGTTGACGATCCGCAGACCGATATCCCTAAGCTGCACGATTTGTTGGAACCTGTGGGGATTGCCATCCAGTCCCTGCGACCGATTCCATATTCCCTGGAAGATGCATTTATCGGTACGGTGCAGCGCGCCCAGACGCAACTTTGAGAGCAATTTAGGGACAATTTAATAGCAATTTGAACGGTAAACACGACAGATCGAACGGGGTGAAGGGGTTC includes:
- a CDS encoding S8 family peptidase gives rise to the protein MKKLLILFLFAVGLWLALASFGGLATQGKYDSLVIDLREDRVSSELNGQTEPGLERDLERQLQAIAGQYNLKPRLNSKFSRSDHIFIVDGDAALLARLRQSELGKLSEYIEPNYVYSTSFVPNDPLYSKQWNLRNINVEAAWETSKGQGVTVAVIDTGISPVEDLKNTKFVKGYDFVNDREQALDDNGHGTHVAGTIAESTNNQFGVAGIAYEASLMPLKVLSSFGGGTVADIAEAIRFAADNGANVINMSLGGGGESSIMKEAINYANQKGAVIIAAAGNSGSNAAAYPARYPHVIGVSATAPSNAKAPYSNYGAGVDIAAPGGAIAGEDRSGGILQNTIDPRTNQSVFSSFQGTSMAAPHVAGVAALIEAAGIKKPDEVLSILQQSARKVEDDGLNYFGAGNLDAAEAVKLASQGQIGFKDFFRWLRDNGYLNPRFWIDGGVVALIPKLLMIIASYLFAWLLRRWFPFRWNWSFTGGLLLGSVGLFFLRGFYVFDLPQWPFRLMGSSLPELGGAIAGSQVLNPFFASVLLPLILVLCLLGHKDGKWFAIGTAIGVAGCLGVSTVLAPALTWLGDGFAARSFLAINALLCVKLAQLAIKTEVAPT
- a CDS encoding YaaW family protein; translation: MEDELLLALELASDEELGYLADILFRRKFNPLDYIATPDVVEVQSLDRDALVQAIAERFRFLAADGFTVLRRQSDRLTYRQVLERVCQYLKIKYSQTQSVADIESELFLHLLSRSWQKMSARERKQLNTDLQSALTEADLHKSLPPDAQRNPLGLVIKGGGALAMSTVIQPAVMALLAKQLAWHLATYQAGKEVLKAGGTAIATRVQAYFSTYLARHGVAVAAARYGTVRTVFSVITPALWGVFFADLGWRAISTNYARIIPVIFLLAQIRLLRDF
- the dnaG gene encoding DNA primase, translated to MSGHRLHPDTIAEVNQRVDLVDVVSEHVVLRKSGATFRGACPFHKGSNPTAMTVNPGKQTYYCFNCQASGNAIKFLMEIGNRSFQDVVIDLAQKYGIPVRTQSPEKTQELQRQLSHREKLHEIMSLAASFYEHALHAPQGRQAYEYLLEKRQFSKETAQTFQLGYAPPGWDTLYGYLVDRKHQPAALVEQAGLIVPRKTGGGYYDRFRDRLIIPIQDAKGQVIAFGGRALDNSEPKYINSPETELFKKGLVLYGMDKARDAISRSDRSIVVEGYFDAIALHQAGIPETVATMGVALNGEQMRQLLRYTESKRVILNFDADKAGITAAEKAIAGFKDLVFSGAAQLRVLTMPDGKDADEFLKQHSAQDYIELAEAAPLFLDWQIEQILAGQNLNQADQFQKCSQAITQLLNNLPDTFIRTHYIHTSAQRLAQGNSHLALRLEQDLRKQLRNTRWYGHKHSSVPATPTSALQIAETQLLQIYLHFPEHRRMVWEQLEAEDIGFSLSHHRQLWQMILDMLEEGKTSLDETEPAPQHLMQQLQTICAEMPDLAKQLGHLLWLDENAHVALLRPAMVIKAAIARIQVVMSDKKYRYWRDLWEKTDLKAHPDLGHYYQTKIQEAKARTLELKRQIEVTFADLTETEWQGDDWQEI
- the cobA gene encoding uroporphyrinogen-III C-methyltransferase, producing the protein MSGKVYIVGAGVGGIEYLTLRAQALLSRAETVIYDALADEALLDLVPETCDRIYVGKRGGKAAIPQPQIDALLVRQCLDGKQVVRLKSGDPLIFGRAVSELQALVQARCEFELVPGISSAIAAPLFAGIPLTDAEVSSCFAVFTGHDLEILPWDALASIPTLVILMGTANLSGIIAKLQFRKPPNTDIAVIQWCGRTRQQIWTGTLSDIHIKLPDRSLSPAVIAIGAVVKHHAWMHWYKLSVTDMDANIDTDRTKPAKPLDGKRILVTRAAGQSGQFAELLVGQGAQVIEMPTLAILPPTSWEKLDAAIAAIDTYDWLILTSANAVESFFQRLRDRGRDVRALAQLKIAVVGRKTADLLAKYNIIPDLIPPDFIADALVENFPPAKDLKILFPRVQSGGREVLVDRLAQQGAIVDAVPAYESGCPEQIDPVALEAIQAQQIDVITFASSKTVKHFHQLLSGAIAPEIWQTWIANVKIASIGPQTSATCIELLGRVDIEAGEYTLEGLTEAISNHSL
- a CDS encoding TetR/AcrR family transcriptional regulator, with product MLNASPLNSLEPPLGNFDLERPIAIPHQKQEQILRGAMQVFLEIGYAETSMDRVAAVAGVSKQTIYSHFGDKEGLFKALMERVTINRFRPFFCNDEKLNGEPAIVLRQVAETFLTLKSDPEYLSLLRIIISESKRFPEFAKLYTQTVIERGRELLCRYFDAHPELNFTDSEAIAQIFLGSLVSYVLAQEILYGKESIPLESERIVNSLVSLIVSDRSNQN
- a CDS encoding HlyD family secretion protein; the protein is MSLDTMSPGPLETATKPAPSPDLDSGLEIPSQRKSPPRLLIPLGILAIAGAGFAAWSLLKPPADRGLHASGRLEGYETDVAAKTGGRISFIAVREGDKVKQGQVLVRIDDSEVQAQLRGAKAQVASAQDSVQQVFWQINTIENQIRASQLNVSQSQQDAQGRSLQAQANVAATEAQLQQSLAQLKLAKQDRDRYAQLVKEGAVTSQRFDQAQTTYESALATVAANQKQVNAAKGALTLAESSQYNPSIQSAQLDALLSQQKQVNAQLKAAQSNVKNALANQQLIEAQIAYLTIASPIDGVVTARTREPGAVVTNGQTVLTLVDLNSVYLRAYVPQGDIGRVRVGQTARVFLDSDPQRPLAAKVAAIDAEASFTPENIYFQKDRVKQVFGIKITIDNPGGFAKPGMPADAEIQLN